The following are from one region of the Roseobacter fucihabitans genome:
- a CDS encoding DUF3726 domain-containing protein has product MSVQPHDQTRGESMPVFNDQRSAPLSCSEVAALCMKAARGAGMSWGMAEEAGFAAAWLVSHDVDGPSHLRAHLERVDGRSWSDLCPSITPGIWQNTAGQAACPIILGATMCDYANLPEGPTAGAIVKLGKVSAPILLVPFLASIAQDDHLAITLSWDGGAFCLEQCEANIRTAEKALCAPDLELTLTAKAATPSHAPVALTRKANISAETIIALNTLAMRTTVPASDASRAGAGSALSDND; this is encoded by the coding sequence ATGAGCGTGCAACCCCACGATCAGACACGCGGCGAGTCGATGCCGGTTTTCAATGACCAGCGCTCCGCGCCCCTATCGTGCAGCGAAGTCGCCGCACTCTGCATGAAGGCCGCACGCGGGGCGGGGATGAGCTGGGGCATGGCCGAAGAAGCCGGATTTGCCGCTGCGTGGCTGGTGTCACATGATGTTGACGGACCCTCACATCTGCGCGCGCATCTGGAGCGCGTGGACGGTCGCAGCTGGTCCGATCTCTGTCCCTCCATCACGCCGGGTATCTGGCAAAACACGGCGGGCCAAGCGGCTTGTCCGATCATCCTTGGTGCCACGATGTGCGACTACGCGAACCTGCCCGAAGGTCCGACAGCCGGCGCAATCGTCAAGCTCGGCAAGGTCAGCGCGCCTATTCTGCTGGTCCCGTTTCTGGCCAGTATCGCACAGGACGATCACCTTGCGATTACGCTTTCATGGGACGGTGGCGCATTTTGTCTGGAGCAATGTGAAGCTAATATTCGCACAGCTGAAAAAGCGCTTTGCGCGCCCGATTTGGAACTCACCCTCACGGCCAAGGCCGCAACGCCCTCCCATGCGCCCGTCGCCCTGACCCGAAAGGCCAATATCAGCGCCGAAACGATTATTGCCCTGAACACCCTTGCCATGCGCACAACCGTTCCCGCCTCGGATGCATCGCGTGCGGGGGCCGGATCCGCGCTCAGCGATAACGATTGA
- a CDS encoding aminotransferase class IV, whose protein sequence is MTSQAPLEVFETLRFERNTGHVRLELHLARLTRSRRFFNLRLCENHLRQVLKDAAPDHAVRVRISVTENQAIPKIAYFDLPGDKDLWRVAIHKDRVDETEIWRAHKTNRREVPDVARVSLPAGIDEWIFLNTKREVCEGTITNVFLRMSGQMFTPPLAAGALPGILRQSLITSGQAQERRICEPDLKASQNALLIGNSLRGLIPVTRVDM, encoded by the coding sequence ATGACGTCACAAGCCCCACTGGAGGTGTTTGAAACACTGAGATTTGAACGCAATACCGGGCATGTTCGGCTGGAACTTCATCTTGCGCGCCTGACCAGAAGTCGCAGGTTTTTCAATCTGCGGCTGTGTGAAAATCACCTGCGTCAGGTGCTTAAGGACGCGGCACCTGATCATGCGGTCCGCGTCCGTATTTCAGTGACAGAAAACCAGGCGATACCAAAGATCGCGTATTTCGATCTGCCGGGTGACAAGGACCTTTGGAGGGTTGCGATACATAAAGACCGGGTGGATGAAACCGAGATCTGGCGGGCGCATAAAACAAACCGTCGCGAGGTTCCCGATGTCGCCCGCGTCAGCCTGCCAGCCGGGATTGATGAGTGGATATTTCTGAATACCAAGCGAGAGGTTTGTGAAGGAACCATCACAAATGTCTTTTTGCGCATGTCCGGGCAAATGTTCACGCCTCCCCTGGCGGCGGGAGCCCTTCCGGGTATTTTACGCCAGTCTTTGATCACGTCCGGGCAGGCACAAGAGCGGCGCATTTGTGAACCGGATTTGAAGGCTTCGCAAAACGCCCTTTTGATCGGGAATTCGCTCCGTGGTCTGATCCCGGTGACACGCGTTGACATGTAA
- a CDS encoding outer membrane lipoprotein-sorting protein, with protein MSTYAKIHLWVTSDQLVPVRADYFLTSGKLQESAWFSRSKSFSGGNFVRIMALANPAPLQRDRG; from the coding sequence ATGTCGACCTATGCCAAAATCCATCTTTGGGTCACATCGGATCAATTGGTCCCGGTTCGGGCAGATTATTTCCTGACCAGCGGGAAACTCCAAGAATCGGCATGGTTCTCGCGGTCCAAATCATTTTCTGGCGGCAATTTCGTGCGTATAATGGCGCTGGCAAATCCGGCCCCCCTTCAACGTGACCGTGGTTAA
- a CDS encoding helix-turn-helix transcriptional regulator, whose protein sequence is MQNHLPENLKLLCSYCPSVSYVCRSIGISRQQFTKYLSGKGSPSLSSLRKISDFFGVEESELLMPSVEFKELIALRPPLDRRCLANARFHFIQRLQSVAVTARNQTLSWLLLFVFHHR, encoded by the coding sequence ATGCAAAACCATCTGCCCGAGAACCTCAAGCTGTTATGTAGCTACTGCCCATCCGTATCATATGTCTGCCGGTCAATTGGCATCTCACGCCAACAATTTACCAAATATCTGTCAGGAAAGGGTTCGCCTTCACTGAGCAGCCTTCGCAAAATATCAGACTTCTTTGGCGTTGAAGAATCTGAACTCTTAATGCCCTCAGTTGAATTCAAGGAACTGATCGCATTGCGCCCCCCCCTCGATCGGCGCTGCCTTGCCAACGCAAGATTTCATTTCATCCAGCGTTTACAGTCGGTCGCAGTCACGGCGCGAAATCAAACCCTTTCTTGGCTACTATTATTCGTATTTCATCATAGGTGA
- a CDS encoding dimethylarginine dimethylaminohydrolase family protein — MTNPSFEFSRAITRRPSSSIVDGLRAKDLGTPDLDKMLTAHAAYVATLQKTGAEVIELPPLDGYPDGVFVEDTALCLPQGAVLMRPGAPSRMGEVAEMAPTLRAAYDDVRQIKGPGHIEGGDILVTGREVLVGRSDRTDAEGVAELSAIMTEWGHTLREVFTPPGVLHFKTDCSLLDAETILSTQRLDASGCFDGYRVIHVAEGEEAAANSIRFNQYVLSPAGFPRTAEKLRKAGYEVVEISNTECAKLDGGMSCLSLRF, encoded by the coding sequence ATGACCAATCCCAGCTTCGAATTTTCCCGAGCCATCACTCGCCGTCCTTCGTCCAGCATTGTCGATGGGCTGCGTGCCAAAGATCTTGGAACCCCTGATCTGGATAAGATGCTGACGGCACACGCGGCTTACGTAGCCACGTTGCAAAAAACCGGTGCTGAAGTGATAGAATTGCCACCGCTGGACGGTTATCCAGACGGTGTTTTTGTTGAGGATACAGCCCTTTGTCTGCCGCAGGGGGCCGTGCTTATGCGGCCCGGTGCGCCCAGCCGGATGGGTGAAGTGGCCGAGATGGCACCTACCCTGCGCGCGGCTTACGACGACGTACGCCAGATCAAAGGGCCAGGGCATATTGAAGGCGGCGACATCCTTGTAACCGGCCGCGAAGTTCTGGTGGGGCGTTCTGATCGTACCGATGCTGAGGGTGTTGCTGAACTGTCCGCGATCATGACCGAATGGGGTCACACACTGCGCGAAGTTTTCACCCCTCCCGGTGTGTTGCATTTTAAAACCGATTGCTCGCTTTTGGACGCCGAAACGATCCTATCCACCCAACGGTTGGATGCATCGGGTTGCTTTGACGGCTACCGTGTCATTCATGTGGCCGAGGGCGAAGAGGCCGCGGCGAACAGCATCCGGTTTAATCAATACGTGCTTTCCCCCGCAGGCTTTCCGCGCACAGCAGAAAAGCTGCGCAAAGCGGGGTATGAAGTGGTTGAGATCAGCAATACGGAATGCGCCAAGCTGGATGGCGGTATGTCATGTTTATCGTTGCGGTTTTGA